One Picrophilus oshimae DSM 9789 genomic region harbors:
- a CDS encoding TldD/PmbA family protein, producing the protein MIDKILDYASKRSRYADVRYISMNDDYFNVRNGEFQGIERSSSSGYAVRVINNSIAMAYITDFDRDKIDVAIKKSMMPGKNIIDESGGIKSSWNCLGKRKIDDVDLSEKISFLMDLDRLMLENDASVRINGLNETRVNEIYLNTSGSEIKSEYSRIFYFYMAGIEDSGDFEESFQEYGCTGGYDYIYNLNLDERIKNDINSLKMSLKSNRIEPGRYDVMVGPEISGIVAHESAGHPMEYDRIIGREAAQAGKSFINKKMRIGSEHVNVVDDPEIKNSYGFYLYDDEGSPAKKRYLYKNGMVNEYILNRESAGILSQRSNGGGRSSSWNMEPLARMSTTYIEPGDYKFDELIEDIKNGVYIKSFTEWNIDDLRFNEKYVGKEAYIIKNGRIENRVRRPVIETNTVNFYSSIDAVGNDLEFSAGTCGKGDPEQGVPVWMGGPHLRLRNLYIK; encoded by the coding sequence ATGATTGATAAGATCCTGGATTATGCATCAAAGAGGTCAAGATATGCCGATGTAAGATACATATCAATGAACGATGATTATTTTAATGTAAGAAACGGCGAGTTCCAGGGAATAGAAAGATCGTCATCATCTGGATACGCTGTTCGCGTTATAAACAATTCAATCGCAATGGCCTATATAACTGACTTCGATAGAGACAAAATCGACGTTGCAATAAAAAAATCGATGATGCCTGGAAAGAATATTATTGACGAATCCGGTGGAATAAAATCATCCTGGAACTGCCTTGGGAAAAGGAAAATCGATGATGTTGATTTAAGCGAAAAGATCTCATTTTTAATGGATCTTGACAGGTTAATGCTTGAAAATGATGCATCTGTAAGAATAAATGGCCTGAACGAGACAAGGGTTAATGAAATATACTTAAACACATCCGGATCAGAGATAAAATCTGAATATTCAAGAATATTCTATTTTTATATGGCTGGAATAGAGGATTCAGGTGACTTTGAGGAATCATTTCAGGAGTACGGCTGCACGGGCGGCTATGATTATATTTATAATTTAAATCTTGATGAAAGAATAAAAAATGATATTAATTCACTTAAAATGTCATTGAAATCGAACAGGATTGAACCTGGAAGATACGATGTCATGGTTGGTCCGGAAATATCAGGCATAGTTGCACATGAATCCGCAGGCCATCCAATGGAATATGATCGAATCATTGGCAGGGAGGCTGCACAGGCAGGGAAATCATTTATAAATAAAAAAATGAGGATTGGCAGCGAGCACGTTAACGTTGTTGATGATCCAGAAATAAAAAACAGCTATGGTTTCTATCTTTACGACGATGAGGGTTCACCTGCAAAAAAGAGATACCTTTACAAAAATGGCATGGTTAATGAATACATACTAAACAGGGAGAGTGCCGGTATTTTATCTCAGAGATCAAACGGCGGCGGGAGATCATCATCATGGAATATGGAGCCGCTTGCAAGGATGAGCACAACATACATAGAGCCCGGAGATTACAAATTTGACGAGCTTATTGAAGACATAAAAAATGGTGTTTACATAAAATCATTTACTGAATGGAACATAGATGATTTAAGATTCAATGAAAAGTACGTTGGCAAGGAGGCATATATAATAAAGAACGGAAGAATAGAAAACAGGGTTAGAAGGCCTGTTATTGAAACGAACACTGTTAATTTCTATTCATCCATAGATGCCGTTGGCAATGATCTTGAGTTCAGCGCCGGCACATGCGGCAAGGGCGATCCGGAGCAGGGGGTGCCGGTATGGATGGGCGGCCCCCATTTAAGGTTGAGGAACCTTTACATAAAGTGA
- a CDS encoding CBS domain-containing protein translates to MEVKDIMTRDVDTIDKEEPISKALSIMKDTGIKQMPVLDGKRYVGMLTYREIMRRGSIKTSSKCYNFSINTPRLSDNMDIYKAIELLKESGLNAIPVFNKDSLIGILSRTDIIKNIDRIIGNADSIKNFQIMNSDPVTIEINDTVDDAIDEIRGFDEYEIPVTEKKVLRGILRIEDAMNAIIQDKEKISYGEFTSGKSKVEVIVSSIMDNPVSVYEDDSIKKTCDVMIKNNLHVVPVVNDKNIVTGIIDISDILNAIQTGEQEGYFIEISGLNDYDDDLYDITYFMADRFLSNVSRIIGKSGRLLIHVRKYKTEGRGKYSIRSKLIAGRYHLNVDKADYNYGRGLKEIFETYEEMIKEK, encoded by the coding sequence ATGGAAGTAAAGGACATAATGACAAGGGATGTTGATACGATAGATAAGGAGGAGCCAATATCAAAGGCACTATCAATAATGAAGGATACCGGCATAAAGCAGATGCCGGTTCTTGACGGTAAGAGATACGTTGGCATGTTAACATACAGGGAGATCATGAGGCGTGGCAGCATAAAAACAAGCTCAAAATGCTACAATTTTTCCATAAACACGCCAAGGCTCTCAGATAACATGGATATATACAAGGCAATAGAACTTTTAAAGGAAAGCGGTTTAAACGCAATACCAGTTTTTAATAAAGACAGTTTAATAGGCATATTATCAAGAACAGACATAATAAAAAATATAGACAGGATCATAGGCAACGCGGATAGCATAAAGAATTTTCAGATTATGAACAGCGATCCTGTAACAATAGAAATTAATGATACCGTTGATGATGCAATAGACGAGATAAGGGGCTTTGATGAGTACGAGATCCCGGTTACAGAGAAAAAGGTGCTCAGGGGCATACTAAGGATCGAGGATGCAATGAATGCAATTATACAGGACAAGGAAAAGATAAGCTACGGTGAATTTACCTCGGGAAAGTCAAAGGTAGAGGTCATTGTCTCATCAATAATGGATAATCCAGTCTCGGTTTACGAGGATGACAGCATAAAAAAAACATGCGATGTAATGATAAAAAACAATCTTCATGTTGTTCCGGTTGTAAACGATAAAAACATAGTCACAGGAATAATAGATATATCAGATATACTAAATGCAATACAGACAGGCGAGCAGGAGGGATACTTTATAGAAATCTCCGGTTTAAATGACTATGATGATGACCTTTATGATATAACATACTTCATGGCAGACCGTTTTCTTTCAAATGTCTCAAGGATCATAGGTAAATCAGGCAGGCTTTTAATACACGTAAGGAAGTACAAAACAGAGGGCCGTGGTAAATATTCAATAAGATCAAAGCTTATTGCCGGAAGATACCATTTAAACGTTGACAAGGCAGATTACAACTACGGAAGGGGCCTCAAGGAAATCTTTGAAACATACGAGGAGATGATAAAGGAAAAATGA
- a CDS encoding PLP-dependent aminotransferase family protein, with the protein MILDLIKKNDEYRASFIPMQASENILSPNVRTALSSDLASRYSLDFNGDDGYAGNKYFHEILDNIYKNVSDLFSAKFCDPRPLSGHIAASVSLYSLMENRKVMAVHEDNGGYPGYVALQNLLNYNLISIPVKSGSIDYDAMEKIARSERPSVIILGQSEFTMPYDIKRVYDLSREIDSRIIYDASHVLGLIAGRRFQPDALRYSDVLLGSTHKTFFGPQGGIILTNNDEIYKKIEKNIMFKFMDNYNLSRFAALGVAVEEMLRYGVEYASKVIENSKKLREYMNERSFNIPETESHQLLLNINDLKAKDYDFKSFSYSMERAGILIDRVGRIGLQEITRLGYDDMYKISEIFYSVYNKINMGISIKDIVRQFKIMYW; encoded by the coding sequence ATGATTCTTGATTTAATAAAAAAGAACGATGAGTACCGTGCATCTTTTATTCCGATGCAGGCCTCGGAAAATATTCTAAGCCCAAATGTAAGGACCGCGCTTTCATCGGACCTGGCATCAAGGTATTCACTTGATTTCAACGGCGATGATGGCTATGCCGGGAATAAATATTTCCATGAGATACTTGATAATATATATAAGAACGTTTCAGATCTGTTCTCGGCAAAATTCTGTGACCCAAGACCATTGAGCGGTCATATAGCTGCTTCTGTTTCATTGTACTCATTAATGGAGAACAGAAAGGTCATGGCAGTTCATGAGGACAACGGTGGCTATCCTGGATATGTTGCGCTCCAAAATCTTTTAAATTACAATTTGATAAGCATCCCTGTAAAATCTGGAAGTATAGACTATGATGCAATGGAAAAGATTGCAAGGTCAGAAAGACCATCGGTCATTATTCTTGGCCAGTCTGAATTTACAATGCCATATGATATTAAAAGGGTTTATGACCTTTCAAGGGAGATAGATTCCAGAATTATATATGATGCGTCGCATGTTCTTGGTTTAATTGCCGGGAGGAGGTTCCAGCCCGACGCATTGAGGTATTCTGATGTGCTCCTGGGCTCAACGCACAAAACGTTCTTTGGACCACAGGGTGGAATAATATTAACCAACAATGATGAAATATATAAAAAAATAGAAAAAAATATAATGTTTAAGTTCATGGATAACTACAATTTATCAAGGTTTGCGGCACTTGGCGTTGCCGTTGAGGAGATGCTTAGATACGGTGTGGAATACGCATCAAAGGTTATAGAAAATTCAAAAAAATTAAGAGAATACATGAATGAAAGATCATTTAATATACCGGAGACCGAGAGCCACCAGCTTCTTTTAAATATAAATGATTTAAAAGCAAAGGATTACGATTTTAAAAGCTTTTCATACTCAATGGAAAGGGCAGGAATACTAATAGACCGTGTTGGCAGAATAGGCCTTCAGGAGATCACAAGGCTTGGTTATGATGACATGTATAAAATCTCAGAGATATTTTATTCTGTTTACAATAAAATAAATATGGGTATAAGCATTAAAGATATAGTAAGACAATTTAAAATAATGTACTGGTGA
- the smc gene encoding chromosome segregation protein SMC, with amino-acid sequence MFIESIEIDNFKSYGKKTKIYFKPGFTVIIGPNGSGKSNIGDAILFVLGIRSNKTVRIERLSDLIHKSEKSSRNYCYVELNINDNGNLYSIKREIKKENGEYKSNYYINNNKSKYNDVSNLIDSFHIYLDSYSFVLQGDINNIITMSGSEKRKLFEALAGIESFKEKIENARSDIQGVENNMNTVSALISEISSRLEKLRIEKETAEKYHELSESINSMENYLRFKEKERLLSELEIFQKNVTDIENKIIGLRKKGSENNDELNKTRNDINELEKKINDLSGNEINKIRSEISSINVEIGKIDAIISSEDTELKNIQMKLKTAEEALAFSEKNMKKQIDERDSKLKRLSIIESNVSKAAKELEHFREENLNRSKRLSELNLKLKSIDEKIKIKSDEIGSINERKSDYINKKSSLLKESSILEEELKNLRLKENDLKWRIKNSEIEMNDIENSMKTANKNYELLRTETYNISENIKNNNSKIKSLERELRNLNYRPVVSEALKEIYALKDVLKGIYGQVKDLIDYRDDYSNAIIAGAGSRLYNIVVDSDLTAQRCIETLKEKKLGRLTFLPVNKILKPRDHPKAIDLINSDGILGFLRDFVSYDKEFENIIYYVFSDTLLADSMETARKHMTGVRIVTLSGEIFEPAGAITGGYLKNDELIYSKITKEISNLENENNILNDELKVKSDELNRISAALINITKKNTALVENIKNYKSSIEETVISINEKEKKLGEIKNAINEIEKGIQKLSFDEDSLKLDLYKLNNEKSEIFNELKKISPEDLEIEKSMQKNLDELNNEYNNAKNEISILMNDIDHLNERINDLKSRISSYNNEIASKSSNIKNLNDKKESMEFELNKKNLMLSRLESSFKEVFNQIESKKRYYYELEKRQKEIDDSINENNIIIVNMKSRMENISLKINEINSSLNGDIKEYNKSISEIKALVDKYKSEINALGPINQMAVSEYNETLERYGENMEKYKKLESERSELREIESRLINEEKMAFLDLFNNINNEFKDIYSRLSDGGEATLELSNQNDPLNSEVFIKARPKGKYMIKIESLSGGEKSLAALSLIMAFQRAKPSPFYYLDEVDMFLDGYNAEHMGSMFKENSRHAQIIMVSLKGAVSKYADHIIGVTTYDKENTEIIEKSLDDE; translated from the coding sequence ATGTTTATAGAATCAATAGAAATAGATAATTTCAAATCATACGGTAAAAAAACAAAAATATATTTCAAGCCAGGTTTTACCGTAATAATAGGTCCGAACGGTTCTGGCAAAAGCAACATAGGCGATGCAATTCTCTTTGTTCTTGGAATAAGGTCAAATAAAACAGTAAGAATTGAAAGGCTATCAGATCTTATACATAAATCTGAAAAATCATCAAGGAACTACTGCTATGTAGAATTAAACATAAATGATAATGGCAATTTATATTCAATAAAGCGTGAGATAAAAAAGGAAAATGGTGAATACAAGTCAAACTATTATATAAATAATAATAAATCAAAGTACAATGATGTATCAAATCTTATAGATTCATTTCATATATATCTTGATTCGTACAGCTTTGTACTCCAGGGTGATATAAATAATATAATTACAATGTCCGGTTCTGAAAAGAGAAAGCTTTTTGAGGCACTGGCAGGCATAGAAAGCTTTAAGGAAAAGATAGAGAATGCAAGGTCGGATATACAGGGTGTTGAGAACAACATGAATACCGTTAGTGCATTGATATCAGAGATCTCATCAAGGCTTGAAAAGCTGAGAATAGAGAAGGAGACAGCAGAGAAATACCATGAATTAAGCGAGAGCATTAATTCAATGGAAAATTATCTTAGATTCAAGGAAAAGGAACGATTGCTTTCAGAATTGGAGATATTTCAGAAGAATGTGACTGATATAGAAAATAAGATAATCGGGCTAAGAAAAAAAGGCTCCGAAAATAATGATGAATTAAACAAAACAAGAAATGATATTAATGAGCTCGAGAAAAAGATAAACGATTTATCAGGCAATGAGATAAACAAAATAAGATCAGAGATCTCATCAATAAACGTTGAGATTGGAAAAATAGATGCCATTATATCATCAGAGGATACCGAACTGAAAAACATACAAATGAAATTAAAAACTGCAGAGGAGGCCCTGGCATTTTCAGAGAAAAACATGAAAAAGCAGATCGATGAAAGGGATTCAAAATTAAAGAGGCTATCAATAATCGAATCAAATGTTTCAAAGGCCGCAAAAGAGCTTGAGCATTTCAGGGAGGAAAATCTAAACAGGTCAAAGAGGCTCTCAGAGCTAAATTTAAAGCTTAAGTCCATAGATGAGAAGATAAAAATCAAAAGCGATGAAATAGGCAGTATAAATGAAAGAAAATCAGATTATATTAACAAGAAATCATCGCTTTTAAAGGAATCATCAATACTTGAGGAGGAATTAAAAAATCTTCGATTAAAAGAAAACGACCTTAAATGGAGGATCAAGAACTCAGAGATTGAGATGAATGATATAGAGAACTCAATGAAGACAGCTAATAAAAACTATGAGCTGTTAAGAACAGAAACCTATAATATATCAGAGAATATAAAAAACAATAACAGTAAAATAAAAAGCCTTGAGAGGGAGCTAAGAAACCTTAACTACAGGCCCGTTGTTTCAGAGGCGCTTAAGGAGATATATGCATTAAAAGATGTTTTGAAGGGCATATACGGCCAGGTTAAGGATTTAATAGATTACAGGGATGATTATTCAAATGCAATAATAGCCGGAGCAGGGAGCAGGCTATACAACATTGTCGTTGACAGCGATCTGACAGCCCAGAGATGCATAGAAACACTGAAGGAAAAGAAGCTTGGCAGGCTTACATTTCTGCCAGTTAACAAAATATTGAAGCCCCGGGATCATCCAAAGGCCATTGATTTAATAAACAGTGATGGCATACTTGGATTTCTAAGGGATTTTGTTTCATACGATAAGGAATTTGAGAATATTATATACTATGTATTTTCTGATACACTGCTTGCAGATTCCATGGAAACTGCAAGGAAGCACATGACCGGTGTAAGGATCGTAACACTTTCAGGCGAGATCTTTGAGCCGGCAGGTGCAATAACAGGCGGTTATCTAAAAAACGATGAGCTAATATACAGCAAAATAACGAAGGAGATATCAAATCTTGAAAACGAGAATAATATACTTAATGATGAGCTAAAGGTTAAGAGTGATGAACTTAACAGAATATCTGCAGCATTAATTAATATAACAAAGAAGAACACAGCACTTGTCGAGAATATAAAGAACTATAAATCATCCATTGAGGAGACAGTAATATCAATAAATGAAAAAGAAAAAAAACTTGGTGAGATAAAAAATGCTATAAATGAAATTGAAAAAGGCATTCAAAAACTTTCCTTTGATGAGGATAGCCTGAAGCTTGATCTTTACAAATTAAACAATGAAAAATCAGAGATCTTTAACGAGCTGAAAAAGATAAGTCCCGAGGATCTTGAAATAGAAAAATCCATGCAGAAGAATCTTGATGAATTAAACAATGAATATAACAATGCAAAGAACGAAATTTCAATTTTAATGAATGATATAGATCATCTAAATGAAAGAATAAATGATCTTAAATCAAGAATATCATCATATAATAATGAAATAGCATCGAAGTCCAGCAACATAAAGAATTTAAATGATAAAAAGGAATCCATGGAATTTGAATTAAACAAGAAAAATTTAATGCTATCAAGGCTGGAGTCATCGTTCAAGGAGGTTTTTAATCAAATAGAATCCAAAAAGAGGTATTACTATGAACTTGAGAAAAGGCAGAAGGAGATCGATGATTCAATCAATGAAAATAATATAATCATTGTGAACATGAAATCAAGGATGGAAAATATATCATTGAAAATAAATGAGATAAATTCGTCTTTAAATGGTGATATAAAGGAGTATAATAAAAGCATCTCAGAGATAAAGGCCCTGGTTGATAAATACAAGTCAGAGATAAACGCACTTGGCCCAATAAACCAGATGGCCGTTTCAGAATACAACGAGACCCTGGAAAGATACGGCGAGAATATGGAAAAGTACAAAAAGCTTGAGAGTGAAAGGTCAGAGCTTAGGGAGATAGAAAGCAGGCTCATCAATGAAGAAAAAATGGCATTTTTGGATCTTTTTAATAATATAAACAATGAGTTTAAGGATATATATTCAAGGCTAAGCGATGGTGGTGAGGCAACGCTTGAACTTTCAAACCAGAACGATCCGCTGAATTCGGAGGTATTTATAAAGGCCAGGCCAAAGGGAAAGTATATGATAAAGATAGAATCACTTAGCGGCGGTGAAAAGAGCCTTGCAGCGCTGTCGCTTATAATGGCATTTCAGCGTGCAAAGCCATCGCCGTTTTATTATCTCGATGAGGTTGATATGTTCCTGGATGGTTACAATGCCGAGCACATGGGTTCAATGTTCAAGGAAAATTCAAGGCATGCGCAGATAATTATGGTTTCATTGAAGGGTGCCGTTTCAAAGTATGCCGATCATATAATAGGTGTGACAACCTATGATAAGGAGAATACCGAAATTATAGAAAAGAGTCTTGACGATGAATAA
- a CDS encoding winged helix-turn-helix domain-containing protein — MITQNENEIIRPKAQIRSYIGRPCKLSKEQIAELRDFIVRKKFCTVKEIRDYIKNRFDVDYSTKEIREILKKLGFMYYPLLRKYTYEEYYYEKVMKKFEANEIY; from the coding sequence ATGATAACACAAAATGAAAATGAAATTATAAGGCCAAAGGCACAGATAAGATCATATATAGGCAGGCCATGCAAGCTGAGCAAGGAGCAGATTGCAGAGCTTAGGGACTTTATAGTAAGGAAAAAATTCTGCACCGTTAAGGAGATAAGAGATTACATAAAAAATAGATTTGATGTTGATTACTCAACAAAGGAGATAAGGGAGATTCTTAAAAAGCTTGGATTTATGTATTATCCATTGTTAAGGAAATATACATATGAAGAATATTACTACGAAAAGGTAATGAAAAAATTTGAGGCAAATGAAATTTATTAA
- a CDS encoding 30S ribosomal protein S7 encodes MDRLIMGKYDVSGIQIHDMGLAKYINLNSYFNLHTGGRYSNYSAGKRNVNTIERLLNKLMRTEKWTGKKYSAYRVLKEAFEIVEQKTKQNPVQVLINAIENSAPREEVTRLKYGGIAVPKSVDVSPSRRLDEALRNICIGATSKSFKSKVPIEECLANEIILASRNDGNSYAVSKKEEIERVAASAR; translated from the coding sequence ATGGATCGTTTAATAATGGGAAAGTATGATGTTTCAGGAATACAGATACATGATATGGGCCTTGCAAAGTATATAAATTTAAATTCATACTTTAATCTTCATACAGGCGGCAGATATTCAAATTACTCCGCGGGAAAGAGAAACGTAAACACCATCGAGCGCCTTTTAAACAAATTGATGAGAACTGAGAAATGGACCGGTAAAAAGTATTCCGCATATCGTGTTTTAAAGGAGGCCTTTGAGATCGTTGAGCAGAAGACAAAGCAGAATCCTGTTCAGGTTTTAATAAATGCAATAGAGAACAGCGCTCCAAGGGAGGAGGTAACAAGATTAAAGTATGGCGGTATAGCTGTGCCGAAGTCCGTTGATGTTTCACCTTCAAGGAGGCTTGATGAGGCACTCAGAAACATATGCATAGGCGCAACAAGCAAGTCATTTAAAAGCAAGGTTCCAATAGAGGAATGCCTGGCAAACGAAATAATACTTGCGTCAAGAAACGATGGAAACTCATACGCCGTCAGCAAGAAGGAAGAAATAGAAAGGGTTGCAGCATCCGCAAGATAA
- a CDS encoding 30S ribosomal protein S12, which translates to MANGLNAGKKLMKSRKTYRWSDRDYKRRVLNLKKKSDPLEGAPQAKGIVIEKVGIEAKQPNSGIRKCVKIQLIKNGRQLSAFAPGDGAINYIDEHDEVVVEGIGGRMGRSKGDIPGVRYKVIKVNGISLHELVKGRKEKTVR; encoded by the coding sequence ATGGCAAATGGATTAAACGCAGGCAAAAAGCTTATGAAGTCAAGAAAAACGTATAGATGGTCTGACAGGGATTACAAGCGCAGGGTATTAAATCTAAAGAAGAAGAGTGATCCCCTGGAGGGTGCCCCGCAGGCCAAGGGTATAGTCATAGAAAAGGTTGGTATAGAGGCAAAGCAGCCCAACTCGGGTATAAGGAAATGCGTTAAGATACAGCTAATAAAGAACGGCAGGCAGCTTTCAGCATTTGCGCCCGGTGATGGTGCAATAAACTACATAGATGAGCACGATGAGGTCGTTGTTGAGGGCATAGGCGGAAGAATGGGAAGAAGTAAGGGTGATATCCCTGGAGTCAGATACAAGGTTATAAAGGTAAATGGCATTTCACTGCATGAGCTTGTTAAGGGCAGAAAGGAGAAGACGGTGAGGTAA
- the ychF gene encoding YchF-related putative GTPase has translation MIKIGIVGKPNAGKSTLFSAITQIDVDIADYPFTTIKPNVGISYIKSKCPHTEINVQCNPREGKCIDGTRYIPIEIIDVPGLIEGASEGKGMGNQFLDNIRDSDIIINLFDASSDYKNDISMVRNEIIKWISSKIYDNWQKFSRKEDASGDRLALKLLKKLATFGINEKQVEYLITKVNMPQQLSVWTEDDVIELSNAILKYIKPVFDVGNKADLLNESNIKKLEYPVISAGYELALARAYRNGYIDKYSRDFKISDRCNGQQRAVLNSIHEFYEKNTMFDDVISGIVNSLGYIIVYPVYDETKWTDKNGNVLPDAFIMRDGDTALDLAFKVHSEIGENFIKAINGRTHRIIGKDYKLINNDVVKIVSGSR, from the coding sequence ATGATAAAAATCGGCATAGTTGGAAAACCTAACGCCGGTAAGTCAACACTATTCTCAGCAATAACACAGATCGATGTTGATATAGCAGATTACCCATTTACAACGATAAAGCCAAATGTTGGAATATCATATATAAAAAGCAAATGCCCGCATACAGAGATAAATGTACAATGCAATCCAAGGGAGGGGAAATGCATTGATGGTACAAGATACATACCCATTGAGATCATAGACGTTCCGGGATTAATTGAGGGTGCAAGCGAGGGTAAGGGTATGGGAAACCAGTTCCTGGACAATATACGTGATTCAGATATAATAATAAACCTGTTTGATGCTTCATCTGATTATAAAAATGATATATCAATGGTTAGAAATGAAATAATAAAATGGATATCATCAAAGATCTATGACAACTGGCAAAAGTTTTCAAGAAAGGAGGATGCATCTGGAGACAGGCTGGCATTAAAACTATTAAAGAAGCTCGCGACATTTGGCATTAATGAAAAACAGGTCGAATATCTTATAACAAAGGTTAACATGCCACAGCAGCTTTCGGTATGGACAGAGGATGATGTTATTGAACTATCCAATGCAATATTAAAGTACATAAAGCCTGTCTTTGATGTTGGAAACAAGGCCGATCTATTAAATGAATCGAATATAAAAAAACTAGAATACCCTGTTATATCGGCAGGATACGAGCTTGCACTGGCCAGGGCATATAGAAATGGTTACATAGATAAGTATTCAAGAGATTTTAAAATATCGGATAGGTGCAACGGGCAGCAGAGGGCTGTTTTAAACAGTATCCATGAATTCTACGAGAAAAATACCATGTTCGATGATGTTATATCAGGCATTGTCAACTCGCTTGGATATATAATAGTATACCCGGTCTACGATGAGACGAAATGGACAGATAAAAATGGAAACGTCCTTCCTGACGCATTTATAATGAGGGATGGTGATACCGCACTGGACCTTGCATTTAAGGTTCACAGCGAGATAGGCGAAAATTTTATAAAAGCAATAAATGGAAGAACGCACAGGATTATTGGAAAAGATTATAAATTAATAAATAATGATGTTGTAAAAATAGTTTCAGGTTCAAGGTGA
- a CDS encoding UPF0179 family protein, with protein MSKITLIGTDLAKAGMEFTFVGPLSGKCDECSLKNVCFNLEKGRHYRILNVRENINPCFIYNKNKVSTIEVEEATSTFNVQYSRRIMEGSSIELKSMECDYLTCPNIETCNLIHIKEPRKIVIKKILGRIECPKGYDMRKIES; from the coding sequence ATGAGCAAAATTACACTTATAGGAACAGACCTTGCAAAGGCAGGTATGGAGTTCACATTCGTTGGTCCATTATCAGGAAAGTGTGATGAATGTAGCCTGAAGAACGTATGCTTTAACCTTGAAAAGGGCAGGCATTACAGAATTTTAAACGTTCGTGAGAATATTAATCCATGCTTTATATACAATAAAAACAAGGTTTCAACAATAGAGGTTGAGGAAGCAACAAGTACATTTAATGTACAGTACAGCAGGCGTATAATGGAGGGCTCATCAATAGAATTAAAGTCCATGGAATGTGATTACTTGACCTGCCCGAATATAGAGACATGCAATTTAATACATATTAAGGAGCCAAGAAAGATTGTAATAAAAAAGATACTGGGCAGGATAGAATGCCCGAAGGGCTATGATATGAGAAAGATAGAATCGTGA